Proteins found in one Pelmatolapia mariae isolate MD_Pm_ZW linkage group LG7, Pm_UMD_F_2, whole genome shotgun sequence genomic segment:
- the ptges gene encoding prostaglandin E synthase — MLRNSVFSCFVFYGVLLVLKMYVIAVITGQMRLRKKAFANPEDALRHGGLQYHREDPYVERCRRAHINDMENILPFLFLGAIYSMTGPSLWVARLHFLVFFICRVLHSVAYLLALQAPTRSVAYTVAQIPCVSMAVQILMAVKSYA, encoded by the exons ATGTTAAGAAACTCGGTTTTCTCCTGCTTTGTTTTCTACGGCGTGCTGCTGGTGTTAAAGATGTACGTAATAGCGGTCATAACGGGACAAATGAGACTGCGTAAAAAG GCTTTTGCCAACCCCGAGGACGCGCTGAGACACGGAGGTTTACAGTATCACAGAGAAGATCCATATGTGGAAAGATGCCGGAG AGCTCATATTAATGACATGGAGAACATCCTCCCTTTTCTCTTCTTGGGTGCCATCTACTCCATGACCGGACCTTCACTGTGGGTGGCACGGCTTCACTTCCTCGTCTTCTTCATCTGCCGTGTGCTGCACAGCGTTGCCTACCTGCTGGCCCTGCAAGCACCGACCCGGTCCGTGGCCTACACTGTTGCTCAGATTCCCTGTGTGTCCATGGCCGTGCAGATCCTGATGGCAGTCAAATCATAcgcctaa